From Paramagnetospirillum magnetotacticum MS-1, one genomic window encodes:
- a CDS encoding CheR family methyltransferase, which translates to MTLARPSLLPVNEPLHVAGIGASAGGLEAMLQMFARLRPTGRIAYVVAQHMADNGHTELVVRLIQRESALPVELGVSGARLKPDTVLVIPAGKDGRVFGETLRLSEPAPEHLSTPSVNALFASIAETCRSFGLGIILSGAGSDGAAGCRMIREAGGLTLAQDPAEAKFDGMPDAAIRARQIDEIMPVAMMGPSLAARFPAIAASVTPAVAPPAAPLPSPADPGPVDEELRDLQTLVRKVFEATGIDFSCYKEETLLRRLEKRRSVLGIGTMEAYRALVQRDPGELQVLQHLFLVSVSSFFRDRESFRVLERALAAAIAEKPEGEPIRVWVPGCASGEEPYSLAIILNRLIEERGGKHPIAITATDLNPDALAMAREGLYRKTAFKEAEDGLRERYFLQRGQHYEIRPEIKSCVTFERRDVLSGAPPADLDLVSCRNLLIYMKSQLQDDLIKVFHQSLRPHGLLFIGQSESLGLAGNALFAPIDHYHRLFRRRCSGAGR; encoded by the coding sequence ATGACCCTGGCGCGGCCATCACTCTTACCGGTGAACGAGCCCCTGCATGTGGCGGGAATCGGCGCTTCGGCCGGTGGGCTGGAAGCCATGCTGCAAATGTTCGCGCGTCTGCGCCCCACCGGGCGCATCGCCTATGTTGTCGCCCAGCATATGGCCGATAACGGGCATACGGAGCTGGTGGTCCGGCTGATTCAACGGGAATCGGCTTTGCCGGTAGAGCTTGGCGTCTCCGGGGCGCGTCTCAAGCCCGATACGGTCCTGGTCATTCCCGCAGGCAAAGATGGCCGGGTTTTCGGCGAAACGCTGAGACTGTCCGAACCAGCCCCGGAACATCTGTCCACCCCCTCGGTGAACGCCCTGTTCGCCTCCATCGCCGAGACCTGCCGGTCCTTTGGTCTGGGCATTATTCTGTCCGGGGCGGGGTCGGACGGCGCTGCCGGATGCCGGATGATTCGGGAGGCGGGGGGACTGACCTTGGCCCAGGACCCGGCCGAGGCCAAGTTCGACGGCATGCCTGACGCGGCCATCCGCGCCAGGCAGATCGACGAGATCATGCCGGTGGCGATGATGGGGCCGTCCCTGGCCGCGAGGTTCCCGGCGATCGCGGCTTCCGTCACGCCCGCCGTCGCGCCCCCCGCGGCCCCGCTTCCGTCCCCGGCTGACCCCGGCCCCGTGGATGAGGAGCTTCGCGATCTTCAGACGCTGGTCCGCAAGGTGTTTGAGGCCACCGGGATCGATTTCTCCTGCTACAAGGAGGAAACCCTTTTGCGCCGCCTGGAAAAGCGCAGGTCGGTCCTGGGCATCGGGACGATGGAGGCCTATCGGGCGCTGGTCCAGCGTGATCCCGGCGAGTTGCAGGTGTTGCAACATCTGTTTCTGGTCTCGGTCTCGTCCTTCTTCCGTGACCGCGAGTCGTTTCGCGTGCTGGAACGCGCCCTGGCCGCCGCCATTGCCGAAAAGCCAGAGGGCGAACCCATCCGGGTCTGGGTGCCGGGCTGCGCCTCGGGCGAGGAGCCCTATAGTCTGGCCATCATCTTGAACCGGCTGATTGAGGAGCGCGGGGGCAAGCATCCCATAGCCATCACCGCCACCGATCTCAATCCCGACGCATTGGCCATGGCCCGCGAGGGTCTCTACCGCAAGACGGCGTTCAAGGAGGCCGAGGATGGCCTGCGGGAGCGCTATTTCCTGCAAAGAGGACAGCATTACGAGATCCGGCCGGAGATCAAATCCTGCGTGACTTTCGAACGGCGCGACGTCCTGTCCGGGGCTCCGCCCGCCGACCTGGATCTGGTGAGTTGCCGCAACCTCTTGATCTATATGAAAAGCCAGTTGCAGGACGATCTGATCAAGGTCTTTCACCAATCCTTGCGTCCCCACGGGCTCTTGTTCATCGGCCAGTCGGAATCTCTGGGGCTGGCCGGAAACGCCCTGTTCGCCCCCATCGACCATTATCACCGGCTGTTCCGCAGGCGGTGTTCGGGGGCGGGGAGATAA
- a CDS encoding PAS domain S-box protein: MRSIITAVQKWPLLQKILLGLSCIILVALSINLYSIYSMDVMSRGFDRLYENELKSVSHLKEARVQFAVMGRALRQGLLAQVADGQRDANRQLAEAETSLRREMDEARKLIVIEVNKAALMRFDKAFAQYRDNIERILTAQKSGQSADALAFLSSAEFQKVGREANEALAQIVVAKEKSAEQLAVASKQQARQAVTFSLIVLGCGLALALALGGAIALSIRAPSEHLRMAVDQLASGSLEVVVPHTDYPNEIGGLARSIEVLQAQSRQLAAQRWIKSNQAAIQSELQAATSLAGLARGFLSSLAPLLNVGHGVFYLYVEEEKHLRMLGSYAYLERKRFNQIFALGQGLVGQCAIERTPIIITDPPADYVRVGSALGDALPRSIVVLPVLHNDRLMAVVELATLERFGPDQEALLEGVMPILAMTQEILERNVKTQDLLEETRRQAENMEKQAARLEEQSVELEAQQTEIKATEAWYRGIIESAPDGMLVTDSRGTITLVNPQVEAMFGYDGGELTGKPIEILVPMGVRAGHTAQRDGYIQNIDGRRVAMQGRALRGVRKDGSEFPVEVGLSRLPAIGGRGLCICASIRDVTDRKAAEDRMAALEERSRLILGAVQDGIVGMNTDGVIDFANPAAPAILGFAPEEFVGQRMHGLVHHHYPDGRDFPREECPMYRTSVDGEARTIDTEVLWRKDGTAVPVEYSTTPVFKNGELVGSVVVYRDITQRRRLQEDMKRANFLSDIALELTESGYWYVDYSDPDYYYQSERAAAILGEPAKPDGRYHLNDEWFARLLEADEQAAQRTAERYQGAIDGTYDHYDSIYAYKRPVDGKIVWVHAAGKLVRDEANGAIRFMYGAYQDITAVKAAEDAIRAAKEIAEEATKAKSDFLANMSHEIRTPMNAIIGMSHLALQTKLDKKQRNYIEKVHRSGENLLGIINDILDFSKIEAGKMTMESIDFRLEDVMDNLANLVGLKAEDRGLELLFNVAPDIPSALIGDPLRLGQILINLGNNAVKFTEKGEIIVGAELVERSEDQAELHFWVRDSGIGMTPEQCGKMFKSFSQADTSTTRKYGGTGLGLAISKTLVELMDGRIWVESEAGKGSTFHFHVRVGVQSHPPLRRVFSPDELLGLRVLVVDDNAAAREILSAMAKGFGLEVDSAWDGTQALEMVAAAERKDLPYDLILMDWKMPIMDGVETVQKLQHGDHARIPAVIMVTAYGREEAATNAEERGVVMKTVLTKPVTAASLLEAIGETLGKGVVAEHQGQDKAESYKETMKALEGCRVLLVEDNEMNQELATELLSQAGMEVVVAVHGQDALDILARDNRFDGILMDCQMPVMDGYTATRAIRANPALSAIPVIAMTANAMAGDREKVMEAGMLDHIAKPLNLETMFSTMAKWIKVAKAPAKTAPAPREKPKTAEVSGGLPDLPGIDIKAGMATMANKESLYLRMLAKFRDSQGHFADLFAAARQDPDPQAATRAAHTLKGTAGNIGAKGVQSAAAALEQACKEGRPEGEIRQALVSALAELDPVIAALGRMDAPETTKAPAIPEAEVTAALARLAALLEDSDAEAGDLLDELLPKLEGTALAGALKPVADAIEDCDLDLALAKLRGLDVK; encoded by the coding sequence ACCAGTCTGCGACGCGAAATGGACGAGGCCCGAAAACTCATCGTGATCGAGGTCAACAAGGCCGCCCTGATGCGTTTCGACAAGGCCTTCGCCCAGTACCGGGATAATATCGAACGGATCTTGACGGCGCAAAAGAGCGGTCAGTCTGCCGATGCCCTGGCATTTCTGTCATCGGCGGAGTTCCAGAAGGTCGGGCGCGAAGCCAACGAAGCCCTGGCGCAGATCGTCGTCGCCAAGGAAAAGAGCGCCGAACAGTTGGCCGTCGCCTCCAAACAGCAGGCCCGGCAGGCGGTGACGTTCTCGCTGATCGTCCTGGGCTGTGGCCTCGCCCTGGCTTTGGCGCTGGGCGGCGCCATCGCCTTGTCCATCCGCGCGCCATCGGAACATCTGCGCATGGCGGTCGATCAACTGGCCTCGGGCAGTCTGGAGGTGGTCGTTCCCCATACCGACTATCCCAATGAGATCGGCGGTCTGGCCCGCTCCATCGAGGTCTTGCAGGCGCAATCGCGCCAACTGGCCGCCCAGCGCTGGATCAAGAGCAATCAGGCGGCCATCCAGTCCGAATTGCAGGCGGCCACCTCCCTTGCCGGACTGGCGCGGGGCTTTTTGTCCAGTCTGGCACCCCTGCTCAATGTGGGGCATGGAGTGTTCTACCTCTATGTGGAGGAGGAAAAGCATCTGCGGATGCTGGGCAGTTACGCCTATCTGGAGCGCAAGCGCTTCAATCAGATTTTCGCCCTGGGCCAGGGGTTGGTGGGGCAATGCGCCATCGAGCGCACGCCCATCATCATCACCGATCCGCCTGCGGACTATGTCCGCGTCGGTTCCGCCCTGGGCGATGCCCTGCCTCGCTCCATCGTCGTCCTGCCCGTCTTGCACAATGACCGGCTGATGGCCGTGGTCGAACTGGCCACGCTGGAACGCTTCGGTCCCGATCAGGAGGCCCTGCTGGAGGGGGTCATGCCGATCCTGGCCATGACCCAGGAAATCCTCGAACGCAACGTCAAGACCCAGGACCTGCTGGAAGAGACCCGGCGCCAGGCCGAGAACATGGAGAAGCAGGCCGCCCGCCTGGAAGAACAATCCGTCGAACTGGAGGCCCAGCAGACCGAGATCAAGGCCACCGAAGCCTGGTATCGCGGCATCATCGAGTCCGCTCCCGACGGCATGCTGGTCACCGACAGCCGTGGAACCATCACGCTGGTCAATCCCCAGGTCGAGGCCATGTTCGGCTATGACGGCGGGGAGCTGACGGGCAAGCCCATCGAGATCCTGGTTCCAATGGGCGTGCGGGCGGGACACACGGCTCAGCGGGACGGCTATATCCAGAATATCGACGGACGGCGGGTTGCCATGCAGGGCCGCGCCCTGAGAGGGGTGCGCAAGGACGGATCGGAATTTCCGGTGGAAGTGGGCCTGTCGCGTCTGCCTGCCATCGGCGGGCGAGGCCTGTGCATCTGCGCCTCGATCCGCGACGTCACCGACCGCAAGGCGGCGGAGGACCGCATGGCGGCGCTTGAAGAGCGCAGCCGCCTCATCCTGGGCGCGGTGCAGGACGGTATCGTCGGCATGAACACCGACGGAGTGATCGATTTCGCCAATCCGGCGGCTCCCGCCATTCTCGGCTTCGCGCCCGAGGAGTTCGTCGGGCAGCGGATGCATGGTCTGGTCCACCACCATTATCCCGATGGCCGCGACTTCCCGCGCGAGGAATGCCCCATGTACCGCACCTCCGTCGATGGCGAGGCGCGCACCATCGATACCGAGGTGCTGTGGCGCAAGGATGGAACGGCCGTTCCCGTGGAATATTCCACCACGCCGGTCTTCAAGAACGGCGAACTGGTGGGCAGTGTGGTGGTCTATCGTGACATCACCCAGCGCCGCCGTCTGCAAGAGGACATGAAGCGCGCCAATTTCCTGTCGGATATCGCCCTGGAACTGACGGAAAGCGGATATTGGTACGTGGATTACAGCGATCCCGACTATTACTACCAGTCGGAGCGCGCCGCGGCGATTCTGGGCGAACCGGCAAAGCCCGATGGGCGTTACCACCTCAACGACGAATGGTTCGCCCGCCTTTTGGAAGCCGATGAGCAGGCCGCGCAGCGGACGGCGGAGCGCTATCAGGGCGCCATCGACGGCACCTACGACCACTATGATTCCATCTATGCCTATAAGCGCCCCGTGGACGGCAAGATCGTCTGGGTGCATGCCGCGGGCAAGCTGGTGAGGGACGAGGCCAACGGCGCCATCCGCTTTATGTACGGCGCCTACCAGGACATCACGGCGGTCAAGGCGGCGGAAGACGCCATCCGGGCCGCCAAGGAAATCGCCGAGGAAGCCACCAAGGCCAAGAGCGACTTCCTGGCCAATATGAGCCACGAAATCCGCACGCCCATGAACGCCATCATCGGCATGAGCCATCTGGCGCTTCAGACCAAGCTGGACAAGAAGCAGCGCAATTACATCGAGAAGGTGCACCGCTCGGGCGAGAACCTGCTGGGCATCATCAACGACATCCTCGACTTCTCCAAGATCGAGGCCGGCAAGATGACCATGGAATCCATCGACTTCCGTCTCGAGGACGTGATGGACAATCTGGCCAATCTGGTGGGATTGAAGGCCGAGGACCGGGGGTTGGAACTGCTGTTCAACGTGGCCCCCGATATCCCTTCCGCGCTGATCGGCGATCCGCTGCGCCTGGGGCAGATCCTGATCAATCTCGGCAACAATGCGGTCAAGTTCACCGAGAAGGGCGAGATCATCGTCGGAGCCGAACTGGTCGAACGATCAGAGGATCAGGCCGAGCTTCACTTCTGGGTGCGCGATTCCGGCATCGGCATGACGCCCGAGCAATGCGGCAAGATGTTCAAAAGCTTCAGTCAGGCCGACACCTCCACCACCCGCAAATATGGCGGGACGGGATTGGGGCTGGCCATCTCCAAGACGCTGGTCGAACTGATGGACGGGCGCATCTGGGTCGAGAGCGAAGCGGGCAAGGGTTCCACCTTTCACTTCCATGTGCGGGTCGGTGTCCAAAGCCATCCTCCGCTCCGGCGCGTCTTCAGCCCCGATGAGTTGCTGGGGCTGCGGGTTCTGGTGGTCGATGACAATGCGGCGGCGCGCGAGATTCTTTCGGCCATGGCCAAGGGCTTCGGCCTGGAAGTGGATTCCGCCTGGGACGGAACCCAGGCGCTGGAGATGGTCGCCGCCGCCGAGCGCAAGGACCTGCCCTATGACCTGATCCTGATGGATTGGAAGATGCCCATCATGGACGGGGTGGAAACCGTCCAGAAACTCCAACACGGCGATCACGCCAGGATTCCGGCTGTCATCATGGTGACGGCCTATGGCCGCGAAGAGGCCGCGACCAATGCCGAGGAACGCGGCGTGGTCATGAAGACGGTCCTGACCAAGCCGGTCACCGCGGCCAGTCTGCTCGAAGCCATCGGCGAGACACTGGGCAAGGGCGTGGTCGCCGAGCACCAGGGGCAGGACAAGGCGGAAAGCTATAAGGAGACCATGAAGGCCCTGGAAGGGTGCCGCGTCCTTCTGGTGGAAGACAACGAGATGAACCAGGAACTGGCCACCGAACTGCTGTCCCAGGCCGGGATGGAGGTGGTTGTCGCCGTGCATGGCCAGGATGCCCTGGACATCCTGGCCCGCGATAACCGGTTCGACGGCATCTTGATGGATTGCCAGATGCCGGTGATGGACGGCTATACCGCCACCCGCGCCATCCGCGCCAATCCGGCCCTGTCCGCCATTCCCGTCATCGCCATGACGGCCAACGCCATGGCGGGAGACCGCGAGAAGGTGATGGAGGCGGGCATGCTCGACCACATCGCCAAGCCGCTCAACCTGGAGACCATGTTCTCCACCATGGCCAAATGGATCAAAGTGGCCAAGGCGCCAGCCAAGACTGCTCCCGCGCCTCGGGAAAAGCCCAAGACCGCCGAGGTTTCAGGGGGCTTGCCCGACCTTCCCGGCATCGACATCAAGGCGGGCATGGCGACCATGGCCAACAAGGAGTCGCTCTATCTCCGCATGTTGGCCAAGTTCAGGGACAGCCAGGGGCACTTTGCCGATCTCTTTGCCGCCGCCAGGCAAGATCCCGATCCGCAAGCCGCCACCCGCGCCGCCCATACGCTGAAGGGCACCGCCGGGAATATCGGCGCCAAGGGCGTGCAGAGCGCGGCTGCGGCCCTGGAACAGGCCTGCAAGGAGGGGCGGCCCGAAGGCGAGATCAGGCAGGCCTTGGTTTCGGCTCTGGCCGAACTCGATCCCGTCATCGCGGCACTCGGCCGAATGGACGCCCCCGAGACGACAAAGGCCCCGGCCATTCCCGAGGCCGAGGTGACGGCGGCGCTGGCCCGCCTTGCGGCCTTGCTGGAAGACAGCGATGCCGAGGCTGGCGATCTGCTCGACGAATTGCTGCCCAAACTGGAGGGAACGGCCCTGGCCGGGGCGCTCAAACCCGTCGCCGACGCCATCGAGGATTGCGATCTGGATCTGGCCCTGGCCAAGCTTCGCGGGTTGGACGTCAAATGA
- a CDS encoding response regulator: MRVSTVVTLGMGLVVLANVVLIGRVISPQLDMQARVQSGIAGQQLMGLGLEAASRISAERGPSNGALGSELPLPPERTEALKAARTATDAALRQVVESLDKSPSLRHGAAVRNSLFAAGSQLETARRQIDALIARPRPERADQEVAAAVGGMVKVLPLMAPGLNVIETNLAQADPALINYVTISRLSTEMRDFAGQIGSIFTAPYVARRPLTVDELAQVERSLGTIAALDTQLRLAIDKTGSPPDLLAALATIDAEFFGGGLPLIRRIRDVGRSSGEYGMNAAEFAKIYVPQMNSILGLRAAALAAIADRMIHLEHETDATLRFNLLLTVIVVMSVLACFLLIRLRMSRPLSQVHRALGQLARGEDHMDLPVARRHDEIGEVVEALTQLAAVVRDRAHESYVSGLVARITADLQAAEDFESLARGLFSNMAPVIDLGFAVYFRCDGETGELVECGGYARHGDAPARSPSDGLVAECAAERREILISNPPEGYLKIRTGLLSAAPGAILLLPVVGGDECLGVIEMATMKPIEGRDRDVLDAVLPVLAMRMEILARSERTRQLLLATQRQAGELTAQQERIQALLSEQDAIFDNAPMGIMYTASGRIQRANPAMAELLGYTVESMKGLEASRLFATADSYREFGGLVAPKLGAGEGIHQEWDLIRGDGQLFSAMISAKGVRLEGLERASIWIVEDITERKRLEREMRESGERLRRILENSPAGVSINTEDGHSLFSNQRMAEMLATTPEELSHRSATEFWFDPTDRQEFIATLRRDGYVRDYQSRFVRADGTPITVLLASALTEFADGRYLVSWAYDITERQKAEDAVRFAGAEQQAIFEAATVGIAFLKNRVIVRGNPQLDRLFGYEPGELVGQSTRIWFPDDESFADVGDAYEALSRGEVHQREQCYVRKDGTRFWCRISGSAIDPSDLSRGAVWMLEDVTDARAAAEALAKARDVAEDAAKTKSDFLANMSHEIRTPMNAIIGMSHLALKTELNPRQRDYVKKIQQSGQHLLGIINDILDFSKIEAGKLEVEVTEVHLDKVLENVGNLISDKASAKGLELLFDLGAGVPLDLMGDSLRLGQVLINYANNAVKFTEEGEIVVAVRLLEDLGAEVMLRFEVRDTGIGLTEEQKARLFQSFQQADTSTTRKFGGTGLGLAISKKLAELMGGEVGVDSVPGEGSTFWFTARMGKGKPRAPLLPEPELVGRRMLVVDDNENARAVLVDMLSSMSFEVDSVEGGAAAIDAIREAMLDQPYEVVFLDWQMPGMDGLEVAERIHDIRLPFPPHLIMVTAYGREEIIKGAQAADIGEVLVKPVNPAALFDSIMRVFASDDRRSEEDEGTEGGTVDVSGLKGVRVLLVEDNELNQEVASEILGDAGLVVDIAANGQIAVDKAKTGHYDLILMDMQMPVMDGVTATREIRAMGFQDLPIIAMTANAMQADREKCLEAGMNDHIAKPIDPDSMFATMMKWLGRQPVAVAAPAASPDEAVAVIARLRALLADSDPEAEELVEAHGDLLRGLLGKKADRFAALVSGYDFDKALKLLPAEAKEDGRRNLPEIDPDIFDFEVMGSIYKWDLERLRPILAGFLDDAAAKVAKIEAAQPEDTALREIAHGLKGAANTAGAIRLGRLAADMESSAKADNTAALAMLAPLMAPTLDELKGALAPFLSSVTEKASS, from the coding sequence ATGCGTGTATCGACGGTCGTCACCCTCGGAATGGGACTGGTGGTTCTGGCCAATGTCGTGCTCATTGGGCGGGTCATTTCGCCGCAATTGGACATGCAGGCCCGCGTCCAGTCGGGGATCGCCGGGCAACAGCTGATGGGCCTGGGGTTGGAGGCCGCGTCGCGCATTTCCGCCGAGCGCGGTCCCAGCAATGGCGCCCTGGGCAGCGAGCTTCCCTTGCCCCCCGAACGGACCGAGGCGCTGAAGGCCGCCCGTACCGCCACCGACGCGGCCTTGCGGCAGGTGGTGGAAAGCCTGGACAAAAGCCCTTCACTGCGTCACGGAGCCGCCGTCAGAAATTCTCTCTTCGCGGCTGGCAGCCAGTTGGAGACGGCACGGCGTCAGATTGACGCCCTGATCGCCCGTCCGCGCCCCGAGCGTGCGGATCAAGAGGTCGCGGCCGCGGTGGGCGGCATGGTCAAAGTGCTTCCCCTGATGGCGCCCGGACTGAACGTCATCGAAACCAATCTGGCGCAGGCCGATCCCGCCCTGATCAACTATGTGACCATCTCGCGGCTATCCACCGAAATGCGCGATTTCGCCGGGCAGATCGGTTCCATCTTCACCGCGCCTTATGTCGCCCGACGCCCTTTGACGGTCGATGAACTCGCCCAGGTCGAACGCTCGCTGGGAACCATTGCCGCCCTGGACACGCAGCTTCGGCTGGCCATCGACAAGACTGGCTCGCCCCCGGACCTCTTGGCGGCGCTGGCAACCATCGATGCCGAATTTTTCGGTGGCGGACTTCCTCTGATTCGCCGCATTCGCGATGTGGGGCGAAGCAGCGGCGAGTATGGGATGAATGCGGCCGAGTTTGCCAAAATCTACGTGCCGCAGATGAACTCCATCCTTGGTCTTCGCGCTGCGGCCCTGGCGGCCATAGCCGACCGGATGATCCATTTGGAGCATGAGACCGACGCGACATTGCGTTTCAACCTGCTGCTGACCGTCATTGTGGTGATGTCGGTTCTGGCGTGTTTCCTGCTGATCCGCCTGCGGATGTCGCGTCCCTTGTCCCAGGTTCACCGGGCGCTGGGCCAGTTGGCGCGGGGCGAGGACCATATGGACCTTCCCGTTGCCCGGCGCCACGACGAGATCGGCGAAGTGGTCGAGGCTCTGACCCAACTGGCCGCGGTGGTCCGGGATCGGGCCCATGAAAGCTATGTATCGGGTCTCGTGGCCCGGATTACCGCCGATTTGCAGGCGGCCGAGGATTTCGAATCCCTGGCCCGGGGGTTGTTTTCCAATATGGCCCCGGTCATCGATCTGGGCTTCGCGGTTTATTTCCGGTGCGACGGCGAAACAGGCGAACTTGTGGAATGCGGAGGTTATGCCCGGCACGGCGACGCGCCCGCGCGGTCGCCCAGTGACGGGCTGGTGGCCGAATGCGCCGCCGAGCGGCGGGAAATCCTGATCAGCAACCCGCCCGAGGGTTATCTGAAGATCCGCACAGGGTTGTTATCGGCTGCGCCTGGGGCCATCCTGCTTTTGCCGGTGGTCGGTGGAGACGAATGTCTCGGCGTTATCGAGATGGCGACCATGAAACCCATCGAGGGGCGTGACAGGGATGTTCTCGATGCCGTTCTGCCCGTACTGGCCATGCGCATGGAAATTCTGGCGCGCAGCGAGCGGACCCGGCAATTGCTCCTGGCCACCCAGCGCCAGGCCGGAGAACTGACCGCTCAGCAGGAACGGATTCAGGCCCTGTTATCCGAACAGGATGCCATTTTCGACAATGCCCCCATGGGCATCATGTATACCGCTTCGGGCCGTATCCAGCGCGCCAATCCGGCCATGGCCGAACTGCTGGGCTATACGGTGGAGTCCATGAAGGGGCTTGAGGCTTCGCGGCTTTTCGCCACCGCCGACAGCTACCGGGAGTTCGGCGGACTGGTCGCTCCCAAGCTGGGGGCGGGCGAGGGCATTCATCAGGAATGGGATCTGATCCGGGGCGACGGACAGCTCTTCAGCGCCATGATTTCCGCCAAGGGCGTGCGGCTGGAAGGGCTCGAGCGGGCCTCAATCTGGATCGTCGAGGACATCACCGAGCGCAAGCGTCTGGAGCGCGAGATGCGCGAGAGCGGCGAGCGCCTGCGCCGTATCTTGGAAAACAGCCCGGCGGGTGTGTCCATCAATACCGAAGACGGACACTCCCTCTTCTCCAATCAGAGAATGGCGGAAATGCTGGCGACGACCCCGGAGGAACTGAGCCACCGCAGCGCCACGGAATTCTGGTTCGACCCGACGGACCGCCAGGAGTTCATCGCGACCTTGCGCCGCGACGGCTATGTGCGCGACTACCAGTCGCGGTTCGTGCGCGCCGACGGAACTCCCATCACGGTCCTTCTCGCCTCGGCGCTAACCGAATTCGCCGATGGCCGCTATCTGGTAAGCTGGGCCTACGACATCACCGAACGCCAGAAGGCCGAGGACGCGGTGCGTTTCGCCGGAGCGGAACAGCAAGCCATCTTCGAGGCCGCCACGGTGGGCATCGCCTTCCTCAAGAACCGGGTCATCGTGCGGGGCAATCCGCAACTGGACAGGCTGTTCGGTTACGAGCCGGGCGAGCTTGTGGGCCAGTCCACCCGCATCTGGTTCCCCGACGACGAATCCTTCGCCGATGTGGGCGACGCCTACGAGGCCCTGTCGCGCGGCGAAGTCCATCAGCGCGAACAATGCTATGTCCGCAAGGACGGAACCCGCTTCTGGTGCCGGATCAGCGGCAGCGCTATCGATCCCTCCGATCTGTCGCGTGGCGCGGTCTGGATGCTTGAAGACGTGACCGATGCCCGCGCGGCCGCCGAGGCCTTGGCGAAGGCCAGGGATGTGGCCGAGGACGCCGCCAAGACCAAGAGCGACTTCCTGGCCAATATGAGCCACGAAATCCGAACCCCCATGAACGCCATCATCGGCATGAGCCATCTGGCCCTGAAGACCGAGCTTAATCCCCGCCAGCGCGACTATGTGAAGAAGATCCAACAATCGGGGCAGCATCTGCTGGGGATCATCAACGACATCTTGGACTTTTCCAAGATCGAGGCGGGTAAGCTGGAGGTGGAGGTCACCGAGGTCCATCTGGATAAGGTGCTGGAGAATGTGGGCAACCTCATTTCCGACAAGGCCTCGGCCAAGGGGCTGGAGCTTCTGTTCGACCTGGGGGCCGGTGTTCCCCTCGATCTGATGGGCGATTCCCTGCGCCTGGGTCAGGTGCTGATCAATTACGCCAACAACGCGGTCAAGTTCACCGAGGAAGGCGAGATCGTCGTGGCGGTGCGCCTGCTGGAGGATCTGGGCGCGGAGGTCATGCTGCGCTTCGAGGTCAGGGATACCGGTATCGGCCTGACCGAGGAGCAGAAGGCACGCCTGTTCCAAAGCTTCCAGCAGGCCGACACCTCTACCACCCGTAAATTCGGCGGCACCGGGCTGGGCCTGGCCATCTCCAAGAAGCTGGCCGAGCTGATGGGCGGCGAGGTCGGCGTCGACAGCGTCCCCGGAGAAGGCTCCACCTTCTGGTTCACCGCCCGTATGGGCAAGGGCAAGCCGCGTGCCCCTTTGCTGCCCGAACCCGAACTGGTGGGACGGCGCATGCTGGTGGTGGACGACAACGAGAATGCCCGCGCCGTTCTGGTCGATATGCTGAGTTCCATGTCCTTCGAGGTTGATAGTGTCGAGGGCGGTGCGGCGGCCATCGACGCCATCCGCGAGGCCATGCTGGACCAGCCTTACGAGGTGGTGTTCCTGGACTGGCAGATGCCCGGCATGGACGGGCTGGAGGTGGCCGAGCGCATCCACGACATCCGGCTGCCCTTCCCGCCCCATCTGATCATGGTGACCGCCTATGGCCGCGAGGAGATCATCAAGGGCGCCCAGGCCGCCGATATCGGCGAGGTACTGGTCAAACCGGTCAATCCGGCCGCCCTCTTCGACAGCATCATGCGGGTCTTCGCTTCCGACGACAGGCGCTCGGAAGAAGACGAGGGGACCGAGGGCGGCACGGTGGATGTTTCCGGCCTGAAGGGCGTGCGGGTTCTGCTGGTCGAAGACAACGAGCTCAACCAGGAAGTGGCCAGCGAAATTCTCGGCGATGCCGGGCTGGTGGTGGACATCGCCGCCAACGGCCAGATCGCGGTGGATAAGGCCAAAACCGGGCACTACGACCTGATCCTGATGGACATGCAGATGCCGGTCATGGACGGCGTTACCGCCACCCGCGAGATTCGCGCCATGGGCTTTCAGGACCTGCCCATCATCGCCATGACCGCCAATGCCATGCAGGCCGACCGGGAAAAGTGCCTGGAAGCCGGGATGAACGATCATATCGCCAAACCCATCGACCCCGATTCCATGTTCGCCACCATGATGAAATGGCTGGGACGCCAGCCCGTGGCCGTGGCCGCGCCAGCGGCCAGCCCGGATGAGGCCGTGGCCGTCATCGCCCGTCTGCGCGCCCTTCTGGCCGACAGCGATCCGGAAGCCGAGGAACTGGTCGAGGCCCATGGGGATCTGCTGCGCGGCCTTTTGGGCAAGAAGGCCGACCGCTTCGCCGCCCTGGTGAGCGGTTACGACTTCGACAAGGCGTTGAAGCTGCTGCCCGCCGAGGCCAAGGAAGACGGCCGCCGGAACCTTCCCGAGATCGATCCCGATATCTTCGATTTCGAGGTTATGGGCTCCATCTACAAATGGGATCTGGAGCGGTTGAGGCCCATTCTGGCCGGGTTCCTCGACGATGCGGCGGCCAAGGTGGCGAAGATCGAGGCGGCCCAGCCCGAAGATACGGCCTTGCGCGAGATCGCCCATGGGCTGAAAGGCGCGGCCAATACCGCCGGGGCGATCCGTCTGGGGCGTCTTGCCGCCGATATGGAATCCTCGGCCAAGGCCGATAATACGGCCGCATTGGCCATGCTCGCTCCCCTAATGGCTCCCACCCTGGACGAGCTTAAGGGGGCGCTTGCTCCCTTCTTGTCCTCCGTAACCGAAAAGGCTTCTTCATGA